In the genome of Dermatobacter hominis, the window GACGACGCTGATCCGACCTCGATCGGCTCGACCCGAGTGGGCTGGGTTCCCGGTGGACCGGGGGCCCGGCCCATCCTCGCGCCAGGCCGCAGCCCGTACCCGCGACCACGCTCTGTCGTCGTGTGACCGGTACCCGCAGGCAGGCGGCCCCGTCAGCGCTCCCGCTCGGCCTGCTCCATCCCCCGGTGCACCTCGGTCGCGAGGCGTGCGGTCGTACCGACCGCCCACAGCAGCGTGCTGGCGATCAGCCGTTCGATGCGTCCCATCCCTCATCCCCCTGGTCCTGCACGCCGGCACTCCACCGGCACCACCCCATCGGCCGCACGGCCGCGAGATCAAGCGGTGCGGGTCCCGGCCTCAGTCGAGGTCCGGTTCGGGGGTCTCGGCGAGCAGGCCGGCGACGTCGGCGAGGGCACCCGCCAGCATCGAGGAGCGGACCAGGACGCGGTGGATCTCGTGCTCGGCGCGCACCCCTTGGCCGTGGAGCGGCGGGGCACCGATCGAGCGGACGACCATCGTCGGATCCGTCGTCACCGCGATCGGTTCGGGATCGGGGAGCTGAGGGACCGGCCTCCAGAACTCGGCCGGGTCGACCGCCGGGGCCTTGCCCCGACCACCGGACCGCCGGCCGCCCTGCCCCTGTGGCTTCTTGCCCGGGCGCTTCCTGGTGCTCATGCGTCGTCCTCCGTCAGGAGCTGGTCGTCGCGGAGGCCGAGCGCCAACCGCAGCTGATCGGTGTCGAGGTCGGCGAGCGAGCTCGACCCGGGCAGGACGAGGTCGGCGATGTGGCGCTTGCCGGCCACGACCTCCTCGACGCGCTCGTCGACGGTGCCGGGGCACACCAGGCGGTGCGACACGACGGTGCGGGTCTGGCCGAGCCGCCACGCCCGGTCCCGGGCCTGGTCCTCGACGGCCGGGTTCCACCAGCGGTCGTAGAGCACGACGTGGTTCGCCGAGGTCAGGTTGAGGCCGGTGCCGCCTGCCTTCAGCGACAGGACGAGCGCCCCGGCGCCGGGGCGGCCCTGGAACTCGGCGATCATCTTGTCCCGGGCGGTCCGAGCCAGACCGCCGTGGTAGCAGTCGATGGGGTGACCGGTCAGCTCGCTGAGGTGGTCGGCCATCTTCTTCCCCCACGTGGCGAAGTGGGTGAAGATCAGCACCTTCTCGTCGGCGGCGAACACTGCGTCGACGATCTCCTCGAGCCGCTCGAGCTTGCCCGATCGGCCGGCGAGCGGCCGGTCGTCGGGCTGGTAGGCGGCCGGGTGGTTGCAGATCTGCTTGAGCGCGGTGATGGCGGCGAGGATGGCGCCCTGCTTGGGCTCGCCGCCACCGACCTCGCTGACATCGGCGACCAGGCTGTCGAGCACGGCCTGGTAGAGGCCCACCTGCTCTGGCGTCATCATGCAGTGGTCGAGCTCGTCGATCCGATCCGGCAGCTCGGCGGCGACCTCGGGCTCCGACTTCGTCCGGCGGAACACGAGGATCCCGTTGAGCGCCCGCAGCGCGGCCTCACCCTCGCCGGACATCTGCGAGATGAAGCCGGTGCGGCCACCGACGAGCCCGGGGTTGGTGAAGTCCAAGATCGCCCAGAGGTCGCCGAGGCCGTTCTCGATCGGCGTGCCGGTGAGGGCTACGCGAGTGCCGGCGTCGAGCCGTCGCAGCTGCTGCGCCTGCTCGGACGTGTGGTTCTTGATGGCCTGCGCCTCGTCGAGCACGACCTGCGTGAAGTGGCGCGCCGACAGCGCGTCCATGTCGCGCACCGCAGTGCCGTAGGTGGTGATGACGAGGTCTGCAGCATCGAAGGCACGGTCCATCTCCGCCCCCGACGCCCGGTTCGACCCGTGGTGGATGTGCACCCGGAGGCCAGGGGTGAACTTGGCGGCCTCGGCGGCCCAGTTGCCCACGACCGCGGGCGGGGCGACGACCAGAGCGGTGCCGTCGCCGGCCGTGCGGGCGAGGTGGGCGAGCATGGTCGGCGTCTTGCCGAGCCCAGGGTCGAGTGCGAGGCAGCCGCCCAGCTCCACGGTGTGGAGGAAGCCGAGCCATGCCAGCGCCTCGGCCTGGTAGCTGCGGAGCTCGCCGGTGAAGCCCTCGGGCCGGGTCACCGGGTCGGTGGAGATGCGGCTCGCCCTCTCGAACAACTCCGAGGCCCAGCCGGTGCCGTCGACGGTGAGCGCACCGCCGAGGAGCTCTCCCTCTAGGCCGATCGAGTGGCGAAGGATCTCCGCACCCGTCATCTGCGTCTCATCCGCGCGCTCGGCGAGCGCCGCCGCGGCCTCCTTCAGGTCCACCTGGTCGAGCTCGACCCAGTGGCCGTGCGACCGGACCAGCGGTCGGGCTTCCTTGGCGAGCCGGGCGATGTCCTCGGCCGTGAGCTCGACGTCGTCGAACACGACGGACCAGCGCACGTTCGAGAGCTGGTGGGCGCCGACCACGGTGTCGCCGCCCATGGACTCGGTGAACAGCCGGAGCGACGGCGACGGCTTCCGGCGCGACAGGGCGGGCACGCGGACCTCGAAGCCGGCGGCGGACAGCTGCGGACCGAGGACGGTCATCAGCTCCCACGCCTCGTCCTGGCTGAGGTACACCTGCCCGCGACGTGAGTCGCCCGCGCGGGTGAGCGCCGGGAAGACGCGCTCCAGTCGGGCGAGCTCACCGGCCACGGCAGCCGTGCCCTTGCCCTCCGCGAGCGCCTGCTCCACCGGCATCAGCTCGCCGGTCGACCCGGGTCCGAGGACCGACACGAACCACGCGTCGCTCGAATCCGGGGGGTCGAGAGTGACCACGAGCCTGACCCGAGCGGTCGTGGTGAGCGGCTTGGCCCAGCGGTCGATGCGCTCGGCCAGCTCGGCCGACGCCGCGACCGGTGCGGTGAACGTGGACCCGTCGAGCCGCGTGGCGAACGCGTCGGCGACGTCAGCGGCGGTCCGGACCTGCGGCGGCGGGGCGGCGAAGTCGAGCATGCCGGCGGCCTGGTTGACGATGGCCTCGACCACCGCACCCTGGACGGCGCGGGTCACGTTGCGCGGATCGGCCTGCGACACCGCGGTCACCTGGCGGGGCATGGCCTCGGCCATCGAGGCGATGGCCGACTCGTCGACGAGCGCCGGCCGCCACGTCACCGCCATGTCGGTGGTGTCGCCACGCCGCTTCGCGCCGGACAGGGTGGGGACGACGGCACCACGGGCCACGAGGCTGACCGTGTCCAGGGCGACACGACCGAGCCAGGCCACGCTCGCGCCGACGCCTTCGCGACCCAGCCCTCCACCGACCGCGACCAGCCAGCCGAGCGCCTCGCCGACCGGGATCGACAGCGCCGCTGCGTTCAGGCCCCCGGGGAGGCTCACGTCGCGGTGCGGCTGCCATCCGAGCGCCGGACCGCCGATGGCCTCGAGACGGTCCGAGAGCGCGTCGGCCGACTCCGGCACGGTCCCCGGACCGGCCGCCCACACGACGATCAGGCCCTTGACCCACGACGCCTGCAGTCGGATCTCACCGGCGGGGTCGGCCGCGGCGATGGCCGCGACGGGATCGTCCATGTCGAACACGAGGTCGTACGACGCCTCGAGCTGGGCGAGCTCGCTCTCGAAGTCGGCCACGACCTGCGCACGCTCGGGCCCGGAGATCTGGCGCGCCGAGTGGAGCTGGTCCTCGGCGTCGTCGAGCAGGAGCTCGAGGGCGTCGAGCCACTGGTCCCGGTCCGCCTCGAGCAGGGCCAGCTGGTCCTGGGTGGCGGAGCCGTCGGCGGCCGCCCACACGGCAGCTTCGAGTGCTGGAGAGATGTCGGGCACGTTGTCGGGCGCTCCTCGCGCGATGGGACCGCCGGCCGGTCGAACGACCGGGTCGGTGGACGCCAGCAGGGTCGCCGACGTCGAGGCGGCACAGAGCCGCCCGCAGCCGGCGAGGCTGCCTGTCCACCGACGAGAGCTGCGGGCGGGCCGCTGTGTCGTGTCGGCCGTCTCGCCGGACCGGTGCCGGTGCCCGGCGGTCGAGACGCAGATCGGGGGCGGGCCCACGAGACGGATACCGGCGAGGTCTCGAGGGGTTCGCCCACCAGCCTACGTGAGCGACCCGCCGGTCCGGCGCCACCCGGCCCGATCCTCAGCCGGAGGGCCGTCGACAGGCCCGGCGCCGGCCTAGCCGGCGCCGCCGAGGTCGGGCACGGTGAGCGCCCCGTCAGGTGCGAGCGGGAAGCCGGGGTTGTGGGCGACCTCCCACGTGTGGCCGTCGGGATCCCTGAAGAACCCTGCGTAACCGCCGTAGAAGGTCTCCTCCGGCGACTTCACCACGCGACCGCCGGCTCCCGCTGCGGCACCGATCACGTCGTCGACCTCCGACCGCGACCGGACGTTGTGGGCCAGGACGATGCCGCCGAACGTGCCGCCGTCGTCGTCGATGCCGGCGTCGGCGGCCACCTTGTCGCGCGCCCACAGCACGACCGCCTGCCCGCCGGCCTGGAAGAACACCGTCTCCTCGACCTCCTGGCCGCGCCACCCGAGCTGTTCGTAGAAGGTCCGCGATCTCGCGAGATCGGCCACCCCGAGCGTGATGATGCTGACTCGTTGCTCCACGGTTCGAACCTACCCACGCGGGGTGGACGTCGGCCGCGCCGCCACGGAGGTCCCGGGGCGCGGATCAGCCCCTCGTCCGTCGGGCCGAGGGGCTGATCGTGCGCGTGCCGGTCCCGCTGGCCGCCGGGCCGCTCGACGCCGTCAGGGCAGGGCGATCCGCCGGATGTGGTTGCCGCCGAACTCCACCACGTACAGGGCGTCGTCGGTGGCTGCGATCCCGTACGGCACGTCGAACGTGGCCGTCGAGCGGGGCCCGTCGGCCTGGCCGATGGTGCTGCCGGCCAGCGTCGAGACCGCGCCCGTGGCGGGGTCGATCGACCGGATGCGGTGGTTGCCCCAGTCGGTGACGTAGAGCGTGCCGTCGGGACCGACCGCGACACCGGACGGGTTGTTGAACGAGGCCGCCCCGCCCGTGCCGTCGTCGTCGCCCGCCGTGCCGCTCCCGGCCAGGACGGCGACGGTGCCGGTCGCCCGGTCCACCGTGAGGACCCGGTTGCCGAGCTCGTCGGCGACGAACAGCGTGGTGTCGGTCGCGGCGAGACCGCTCGGGAAGGAGAGCCCGCTGCACGTGACCGTCGTGACCTCACCAGCGGCGGTGATGGCGCGGATGCAGTTGTTGTAGCGATCGGTGACGTAGATCGTGCCGTCGTCGGCGACGGCGATGCCGGTGGGGAAGTTGAACGATGCCGCCGTCCCGGTCCCGTCGCCGTACCCCGCCGAACCCGAGCCGGCCAGCACGCTCTGGTTCCCGTCGGCGTCGACCTGCACGATCCGGTGGTTGTGCTGATCGGCGATGTAGACGGTGCCGGCCGCATCCACGGCGACGCCGCTCGGCTTGTTCAGACCGCTGGCGACCGGTTCGATCGCACCGTCGGGATCGGGCGTCACCGCGACGACGGTCGTGCCGTCGAACTGGGCGACGTACAGCGCGCCGTCCGGGCCGACGGCGATGCCGGTCGGGGTCGCGAAGGTCGCCACGCTCCCGCCGACATCGATCGTCGACACCTCGTCGACCGGAACAGGGGTCGTGGTCGTGGTCGTCGCCTCGGTCGTGGTCGTCGTCGCCTCGGTCGTGGTCGTCGACTCGGTCGTGGTCGTCGTGCCCGTGCCGGGTTGCGGCACGCAGGCGACGACCATGAGCGCCGCAGCGGTCAGGGACGCCGTGGCCAGCGCCTTGGTCAGCCCGCGCGAGCGGGTCGAGAAGAGGGTCATCGAGGTCGGTCCTTCGTCCAAGGAGTTCGACCGATCGCCGCAGGCGCGCGTCGACGACGCTCGCACCGCGGCCCCTGCTTCCCTCCGCCAGCCCAGCGCCAGCAGCGGGAAGGTAACTGAACGCCGCTCACCTGCACAGGGTGAAACGTCGCTGCCTGTCGGGTGCCCCGCTCTGGTCGAACTCGACGACTCGACTGCAACGACGCGGCGGAGGGGCTCCCGAACTCGATGTGGGCGGCGCTGATCCCGACCGGCCTCCCGGCGGTTGTGTCCGTTCGGCCATGCGGGCGCCGACGCCGGCTGACGACACGACGCAGGAGTCATACGACCGGCGTCGGGGCGACGAACGCTCCGGTTGGACGAGCTCTTGGAGAGGGAGGTCGGCCGTGTTCAGGACGTGGAGACCCCGCACCGGCGTCGTGGTCGCAGTGATCGCGCTCGTCGTCACCTTGGTCGCGTGCTCGCCTGCGTCACCGCCCGTCGGTGGCGTCCCGGGCCAGTACACCTTCCACCAGGCACCGATCCTGGGTCCCTCCGGTCTGTTCTACGGGCCCGTGAGCGGCACGGCGACGGTGTGCGTGACCACCCGGACCGCCCTGCAGATCGAGCAGATCAGCGGGTTCGGGGGCGGCTTCGTCACGATCGAGTTCGACGGCACGAGCCAGAGCAACGCGCTGCTCTTCGCGCCGTGGACCACGGAACCCGTCGGTCCGTCGTGTGGGGTGCTCAGGGTGGCGCAGGGCCCCGGCTTCGTCGACCCCTCGGGCACCCTCACCATCACGGTCTCGGTCAGCGCGGGCTGACCCCGATCGGCTCGACCGCGCCGGTACCGCCTCGGGCTGGAGGGTCTGGGCGTGGACCTCGCGAGCCCGCGAGCCGGTCGGCTGGCGCGCGCGTTCTGTGACCTTCGGCCCTTCTCCACCAGCGTGGCGATGTCGACGATGGACCGGACGGCGACGGAACGGACCGTTCGAAGGAGGTCACCGTGGACGACGACGGAGCCGAGCGCCGAGCGGCGATCGAGCGCATCAAGAACCGGCGCGGGTTCGTGCCCCACGTCATCGCGTACGTGGCGGTCAACTCGCTGCTCGTGACGGCATGGTGGCTGAGCGGCGGTGGCTACTTCTGGCCCGTCTGGATCATCGGGGGGTGGGGCATCGGCCTGGTCATGCACGCGTGGAGCGCCTTCTTCGAACGGCCGATCCGCGAGGCCGACATCCAGCGCGAACTGGACCGGGGGCGCGCCACCGATTGACCCATCGGGTCGGCGGTCACGGTTCGACTCGATCCCCCGACCGGCATGCAGCGGCGGGCGGTCGGGACCTCGCGCCCTCGGCAAGCCTCCGGCACTGCGGTGGGATCAGTCGGCTCTCGGACGGCGGGGCGGCCGGAAGGGCACGGCGGCGAACTGGACCAGCGCTCGACCGCTCCTGCGAGGCGTCAGCTGATGGCGCTCGCGGCCGGTGGTGGCGAGCTCGTGCTCGACATCACGGAGATGACCGATCGGACGGGCCGAGGTCTCGAGCGCCTGGCCGAGATCGTCTCCGAGCTGACCGAACGCGGTTGTCACCTGTTGCTGCGCAGCGGCGTCTGAGACGCACCTCGTCCAGGGTCACCGCCTGAGCACGGCATGTGCCGAAGGTCCCTGGTCCGCGACGACCAGGAGGCGCAGGTTGGAGACGGAGGCGAAGGGCGCCCCCAAGAGGAGGGACCGTCATGCGACTTCGCATCCCTGCGGTCCGATCGGTGGCCGTCGCTGCGCTGATCGGTGCACTCCTGCTTTTGACGACTGCCTGCTCCCCTCCCCCTCCCGCACCGGCCCCGCCGGCCATCGATCGGTTCACGGTGACGGCCAGCGGTCTCAGCGCACCGGCCCTCGTGCCGTTCACCTGGAGCGTGCAGGATCCGAACGGCGACGCCTTGACCTGCCGCTTCGATGGCGACGGTGACGGCGTCTGGGACGACGCCACGACCCCATGTCGCAGCACGTCGGGGCGCACGGCGACCACGGGCGCAGGGCCGCACACCGCTCGGCTGGAGGTCAGCGACGGCACCCACCCTGCCGTCACCGCCACGACGACGTACGACGTCGCACCGGGCCCGGCCGAGTCGTTCGACGTCGTCACCCGGTCCGTCGGCCCCCAGGATGCGAGGGTCACCGCTGCCGTCGCCGAGGCGGTCGACCGTTGGACTGCGGTGATCTCACGCGGAATCCCCGACACCGACGTCCAGTTCCAGCAGGGCGACTGCCTCGCGGAGGTCCCGTCCCTCTCGGGTGTCGTCGACGACCTCGTCCTCGACGTGATCGTCACCCCGCTCCCCGGTCTGATGGGAGATGCCACGTGGTGCGTGGTCGGTGACGACGGCCTCCCGCGGCTGAGCGTCGTCCGCATCAGCACGATCGGCCTCGACCACTTGTACGAGACCGGAGCGCTCGAGGATGTCGTGACCCACGAAGTCGGGCACGCCCTGGGGCTCGGGACCGTCGGCCCCTGGGGCATGCTGACGCGCTACAGCGATGAGACTGGCGCGTACCGGTTCACCGGACCGCGAGCGGTCGCCGAGTGGCAGCACCTCGGCGGCATCGGCGACACCGTTCCGTTGAGCCACGACGCGAGCCACTGGGACGAGACCAGCCTGCAGGACGAGCTCATGACCTGCT includes:
- a CDS encoding DEAD/DEAH box helicase, which produces MPDISPALEAAVWAAADGSATQDQLALLEADRDQWLDALELLLDDAEDQLHSARQISGPERAQVVADFESELAQLEASYDLVFDMDDPVAAIAAADPAGEIRLQASWVKGLIVVWAAGPGTVPESADALSDRLEAIGGPALGWQPHRDVSLPGGLNAAALSIPVGEALGWLVAVGGGLGREGVGASVAWLGRVALDTVSLVARGAVVPTLSGAKRRGDTTDMAVTWRPALVDESAIASMAEAMPRQVTAVSQADPRNVTRAVQGAVVEAIVNQAAGMLDFAAPPPQVRTAADVADAFATRLDGSTFTAPVAASAELAERIDRWAKPLTTTARVRLVVTLDPPDSSDAWFVSVLGPGSTGELMPVEQALAEGKGTAAVAGELARLERVFPALTRAGDSRRGQVYLSQDEAWELMTVLGPQLSAAGFEVRVPALSRRKPSPSLRLFTESMGGDTVVGAHQLSNVRWSVVFDDVELTAEDIARLAKEARPLVRSHGHWVELDQVDLKEAAAALAERADETQMTGAEILRHSIGLEGELLGGALTVDGTGWASELFERASRISTDPVTRPEGFTGELRSYQAEALAWLGFLHTVELGGCLALDPGLGKTPTMLAHLARTAGDGTALVVAPPAVVGNWAAEAAKFTPGLRVHIHHGSNRASGAEMDRAFDAADLVITTYGTAVRDMDALSARHFTQVVLDEAQAIKNHTSEQAQQLRRLDAGTRVALTGTPIENGLGDLWAILDFTNPGLVGGRTGFISQMSGEGEAALRALNGILVFRRTKSEPEVAAELPDRIDELDHCMMTPEQVGLYQAVLDSLVADVSEVGGGEPKQGAILAAITALKQICNHPAAYQPDDRPLAGRSGKLERLEEIVDAVFAADEKVLIFTHFATWGKKMADHLSELTGHPIDCYHGGLARTARDKMIAEFQGRPGAGALVLSLKAGGTGLNLTSANHVVLYDRWWNPAVEDQARDRAWRLGQTRTVVSHRLVCPGTVDERVEEVVAGKRHIADLVLPGSSSLADLDTDQLRLALGLRDDQLLTEDDA
- a CDS encoding 2TM domain-containing protein yields the protein MDDDGAERRAAIERIKNRRGFVPHVIAYVAVNSLLVTAWWLSGGGYFWPVWIIGGWGIGLVMHAWSAFFERPIREADIQRELDRGRATD
- a CDS encoding VOC family protein, with protein sequence MEQRVSIITLGVADLARSRTFYEQLGWRGQEVEETVFFQAGGQAVVLWARDKVAADAGIDDDGGTFGGIVLAHNVRSRSEVDDVIGAAAGAGGRVVKSPEETFYGGYAGFFRDPDGHTWEVAHNPGFPLAPDGALTVPDLGGAG